A window of the Serratia sarumanii genome harbors these coding sequences:
- a CDS encoding aromatic alcohol reductase, with product MKSTNPSINTVLILGAGELGLPVLRAMSRQARLHHALKISVLLRPEAARAVTGPHRARRDALARLGIAVVEGDLQQNSVDELSALLRCFDAVINCSGFVGGAGTQIKITWAVLQAGVVRYFPWQFGVDYDVVGTGSGQQVWDEQLEVRHLLRAQKATEWVIVSTGIFTSYLFDSGFGVVDAATKTVRALGDWGYAVTLTTPEDIGRLTAAIFFHRPAFRNQVVYIAGDTLTYRELADVMQAHWGVEVNRVLLDKERLQEEVRNHPRDVGAKYRLAFARPDGVAWDKAKTFNARQGIATTTTEQWLAQQCPTSQDG from the coding sequence ATGAAATCCACAAATCCATCCATCAATACCGTGCTCATACTCGGCGCCGGTGAACTGGGGCTGCCGGTATTGCGCGCGATGAGCCGGCAGGCCCGGTTACACCACGCTTTAAAAATCAGCGTGCTCCTCCGGCCGGAGGCCGCTCGCGCCGTCACCGGCCCGCATCGGGCGCGGCGGGATGCGCTGGCGCGGCTCGGTATCGCTGTAGTGGAAGGCGATCTGCAGCAAAACAGCGTGGATGAGCTGAGCGCGCTGCTGCGTTGCTTTGACGCGGTGATCAACTGCAGCGGCTTTGTCGGCGGGGCGGGCACGCAGATAAAGATCACCTGGGCCGTTTTGCAGGCGGGCGTGGTGCGTTACTTCCCGTGGCAGTTCGGCGTGGACTACGATGTTGTCGGCACAGGCAGCGGGCAACAGGTGTGGGATGAACAGCTCGAAGTGCGCCATCTGCTGCGTGCGCAGAAGGCGACGGAGTGGGTGATTGTTTCCACGGGTATTTTCACCAGCTACCTGTTTGACTCGGGTTTTGGCGTGGTGGATGCGGCAACCAAAACGGTGCGCGCGCTGGGCGACTGGGGCTACGCGGTGACGCTGACCACCCCCGAGGACATTGGCCGGCTGACGGCCGCGATTTTTTTCCATCGGCCCGCGTTTCGCAACCAGGTGGTCTATATCGCCGGGGACACGCTGACCTACCGCGAGCTTGCCGATGTCATGCAGGCGCACTGGGGCGTAGAGGTCAACAGAGTCCTGTTGGACAAAGAGCGGCTGCAGGAGGAGGTGCGGAACCATCCGCGTGACGTCGGCGCCAAATACCGGCTGGCTTTCGCCCGGCCCGACGGCGTGGCCTGGGATAAGGCGAAAACCTTCAATGCGCGCCAGGGCATAGCCACCACCACCACCGAGCAGTGGCTGGCGCAGCAATGCCCGACCTCTCAGGACGGTTAA
- a CDS encoding winged helix-turn-helix transcriptional regulator, with amino-acid sequence MTSDREALLQFSQAFCEELSDDDEGLKREVLAHAGNRWSLGVLHILGTHGPLRHGEIGRQLAGVTQRMLTRTLRHLERDGLISRCDYQEKLPRVVYTITDAGEEMLLNMLPLWSWIIASADAFRAARSHYDDQERHATER; translated from the coding sequence ATGACGAGCGATCGGGAAGCGCTGTTGCAATTTTCGCAGGCGTTCTGTGAAGAATTGAGCGACGACGATGAAGGGTTGAAGCGTGAGGTCCTCGCGCATGCAGGCAACCGTTGGTCGCTGGGGGTATTGCATATCCTGGGCACCCACGGGCCGCTGCGCCACGGCGAAATAGGCCGCCAATTAGCGGGCGTGACGCAGAGAATGCTGACGCGGACGCTGCGCCATCTCGAGCGGGACGGGTTGATATCGCGCTGCGATTATCAGGAAAAGCTGCCCCGCGTGGTTTACACCATCACCGACGCGGGGGAAGAGATGCTGCTCAACATGCTGCCGCTCTGGTCGTGGATTATCGCCTCCGCCGATGCCTTCAGGGCGGCCCGCTCGCACTACGATGATCAAGAACGTCACGCCACCGAGAGATGA
- a CDS encoding ABC transporter ATP-binding protein, with amino-acid sequence MSEAMLEFREVDVFYGPIQALRKVSLQVNAGETVALIGANGAGKSTLLMSIFGQPRIAGGQILFGGEDISRRSTHYVAAGGIAQAPEGRRIFPDMSVEENLLMGTITVGNRYLAEDLQRMFELFPRLKERRNQRAMTLSGGEQQMLAIARALMSRPKLLLLDEPSLGLAPIVVRQIFGVLRELTRSGMTLFLVEQNANHALKLSDRGYVMVNGQIRLTGSGQELLNDPEVRKAYLGGG; translated from the coding sequence ATGAGCGAAGCGATGCTGGAATTTCGCGAAGTGGACGTGTTTTACGGGCCGATCCAGGCGCTGCGCAAGGTGTCGCTGCAGGTCAACGCCGGGGAGACGGTGGCGCTGATCGGCGCCAACGGCGCGGGCAAATCCACGCTGTTGATGTCTATCTTCGGCCAGCCGCGCATCGCCGGTGGGCAGATCCTGTTTGGCGGCGAGGACATCAGCCGCCGCTCCACGCACTACGTGGCGGCCGGCGGCATCGCGCAAGCGCCGGAAGGGCGGCGCATCTTTCCGGACATGAGCGTGGAGGAGAACCTGCTGATGGGCACCATCACCGTCGGCAACCGCTATCTGGCGGAGGATCTGCAGCGCATGTTCGAGCTGTTTCCGCGCCTCAAGGAACGGCGCAACCAGCGAGCGATGACCCTGTCCGGCGGCGAGCAGCAGATGCTGGCGATCGCCCGCGCGCTGATGAGCCGGCCGAAGCTGCTGCTGTTGGACGAGCCGAGCCTGGGGCTGGCGCCGATCGTGGTGCGGCAGATCTTCGGCGTGCTGCGCGAGCTGACCCGCAGCGGCATGACGCTGTTTCTGGTGGAGCAGAACGCCAACCACGCGCTGAAGCTGTCCGATCGCGGCTATGTGATGGTCAACGGCCAGATCCGCCTCACCGGCAGCGGCCAGGAGCTGTTGAACGATCCGGAGGTGAGAAAGGCCTATCTGGGCGGCGGCTGA
- a CDS encoding ABC transporter ATP-binding protein, whose product MSDAILRVEHLMMRFGGIKALNDVNLEVERGSITALIGPNGAGKTTVFNCLTGFYRASGGAILLNTHKRPTDVIQVLGQKFRAGDWIRPKRLGSRLYYKMFGGTHLVNRAGLARTFQNIRLFREMSVVENLLVAQHMQSNRNLIAGVLNTPGYRRAESAALDHAFYWLEVVDLVDCANRLAGEMSYGQQRRLEIARAMCTAPEMICLDEPAAGLNPVETATLSRIIRFLRQHHGITVLLIEHDMGMVMEISDRVIVLDHGDVIARGTPQEIQHNEAVIAAYLGADEEELAG is encoded by the coding sequence ATGAGCGACGCCATTTTGCGGGTGGAGCACCTGATGATGCGCTTTGGCGGCATCAAGGCGCTGAACGACGTCAATCTGGAGGTGGAGCGCGGCTCCATCACCGCCCTGATCGGCCCCAACGGCGCCGGCAAGACCACGGTGTTCAACTGCCTGACCGGCTTTTACCGCGCCAGCGGCGGCGCGATCCTGCTCAATACCCATAAGCGGCCGACCGACGTGATCCAGGTGCTGGGGCAGAAGTTTCGCGCCGGCGACTGGATACGCCCGAAGCGGCTCGGCTCGCGCCTCTATTACAAGATGTTCGGCGGCACTCATTTGGTCAACCGCGCCGGGCTGGCGCGCACTTTCCAGAATATCCGCCTGTTCCGCGAAATGTCGGTGGTGGAGAACCTGCTGGTGGCGCAGCACATGCAGAGCAACCGCAACCTGATCGCCGGGGTGCTGAACACGCCGGGCTACCGCCGGGCGGAGAGCGCCGCGCTGGATCACGCCTTCTACTGGCTGGAGGTGGTGGATCTGGTGGACTGCGCCAACCGGCTGGCGGGGGAGATGTCCTACGGCCAGCAGCGGCGGCTGGAGATCGCGCGCGCCATGTGCACCGCGCCGGAGATGATCTGCCTCGACGAGCCGGCCGCTGGGCTGAACCCGGTGGAAACGGCCACGCTGAGCCGCATCATCCGTTTCCTGCGCCAGCATCACGGCATCACGGTGCTGCTGATCGAGCATGACATGGGCATGGTGATGGAGATCTCCGATCGGGTGATCGTGCTCGATCATGGCGACGTGATCGCCCGCGGCACGCCGCAGGAGATCCAGCACAACGAGGCGGTGATCGCCGCCTACCTGGGCGCGGACGAAGAGGAGCTGGCGGGATGA
- the livM gene encoding high-affinity branched-chain amino acid ABC transporter permease LivM, producing MSQSVIHGGLDVKRSLLDAVLAGLIALIVFGPIVGIVLNGYSFNFEPHRLVWIIVAVMAGRLLLSLFLQTAPGRRVLARFDGGNDGVYVRPLGYKSNLRWLLPLMAAIALLFPFVATKYLLTVAILGLIYVLLGLGLNIVVGLAGLLDLGYVAFYAIGAYGLALGYQYLGLGFWAMLPLGALMAALAGALLGFPVLRMHGDYLAIVTLGFGEIIRLVLNNWMSLTGGPNGVSVPAPTVFGLEFGRRAKDGGVPIHEFLGIDYNPNLKFIFIYAVLFLVVLLVLYIKHRLTRMPIGRAWEALREDEIACRSLGLNHVLVKLSAFMLGASTAGLAGVFFATYQGFVNPTSFTFFESALILAIVVLGGMGSTLGVVLAAFVLTVAPELLRSFAEYRVLLFGVLMVAMMIWRPRGLVRISRASFAERKGVAP from the coding sequence ATGTCGCAATCCGTGATCCACGGCGGGCTGGACGTTAAACGCAGCCTGCTGGACGCCGTCTTGGCCGGGCTGATCGCCCTGATCGTGTTCGGGCCGATCGTCGGCATCGTGCTGAACGGCTACAGCTTTAACTTCGAACCGCACCGGCTGGTGTGGATTATCGTCGCGGTGATGGCCGGGCGGCTGCTGCTGAGCCTGTTCCTGCAAACCGCGCCGGGGCGCAGGGTGCTGGCGCGCTTCGATGGTGGTAACGACGGCGTTTACGTGCGGCCGCTGGGCTATAAATCCAACCTGCGCTGGCTCCTGCCGCTGATGGCGGCGATCGCGCTGCTGTTCCCGTTCGTCGCCACCAAATACCTGCTGACGGTGGCGATCCTCGGCCTGATCTATGTGCTGCTCGGCCTGGGGCTGAATATCGTGGTCGGGCTGGCGGGGCTGCTCGATCTGGGGTACGTGGCGTTTTACGCCATCGGCGCCTACGGGCTGGCGCTGGGCTATCAGTACCTCGGGCTGGGGTTTTGGGCGATGCTGCCGCTGGGGGCGCTGATGGCGGCGCTGGCCGGCGCGCTGCTGGGCTTTCCGGTGCTGCGTATGCACGGCGACTACCTGGCGATCGTCACGCTGGGGTTCGGCGAGATCATCCGGCTGGTGTTGAACAACTGGATGTCGCTCACCGGCGGGCCGAACGGCGTCTCGGTGCCGGCGCCGACGGTGTTCGGCCTGGAGTTTGGCCGGCGCGCCAAAGACGGCGGGGTGCCGATCCACGAGTTTCTCGGCATCGATTACAACCCCAACCTCAAGTTCATTTTCATCTATGCGGTGCTGTTTTTGGTGGTGCTGCTGGTGCTGTACATCAAGCACCGGCTGACGCGCATGCCGATCGGCCGCGCCTGGGAGGCGCTGCGCGAGGATGAGATCGCCTGCCGCTCTCTCGGGCTCAATCACGTGCTGGTGAAGCTGTCGGCCTTTATGCTGGGCGCCTCCACCGCCGGGCTGGCGGGGGTGTTTTTCGCCACCTATCAGGGCTTCGTCAACCCGACCTCGTTCACCTTCTTCGAGTCGGCGCTGATCCTGGCGATCGTGGTGCTGGGCGGCATGGGCTCCACCCTCGGCGTGGTGCTGGCGGCCTTCGTGCTGACGGTGGCGCCGGAGCTGCTGCGCAGCTTCGCCGAATACCGGGTGCTGCTGTTCGGCGTGCTGATGGTGGCGATGATGATCTGGCGGCCGCGTGGGCTGGTGCGCATCAGCCGCGCCAGCTTCGCCGAGCGCAAGGGGGTGGCGCCATGA
- a CDS encoding ABC transporter permease subunit — protein sequence MDVFFLQQLINGLTLGAVYGLIAIGYTMVYGIIGMINFAHGEVYMISAYLCAIGLALLSFFGLHSFPLLILGTLVFTIVITGVYGWVIERIAYKPLRNSTRLAPLISAIGMSLILQNYAQISQGPRQQGIPTLLSGVFRLEFDGGVVQITYTKVFILVASLLGMAILTYIIQRTRLGRICRATQQDRKMASILGINTDRVISLVFVIGAAMAGLAGVLITMNYGTFDFYVGFIIGIKAFTAAVLGGIGSLPGAMLGGLLLGVAEAQFAGMVNSDYKDVFSFGLLVAILIFRPQGLLGRPLIAKV from the coding sequence ATGGATGTATTCTTTCTGCAACAGCTGATCAACGGCCTGACCCTCGGTGCGGTGTATGGCCTGATCGCCATCGGCTACACCATGGTTTACGGCATCATCGGCATGATCAACTTCGCCCACGGCGAGGTGTACATGATCTCCGCCTACCTGTGCGCCATCGGTTTGGCGCTGCTGTCGTTCTTCGGGCTGCACTCGTTCCCGCTGCTGATCCTCGGCACGCTGGTGTTCACTATCGTCATCACCGGGGTGTACGGCTGGGTGATCGAGCGCATCGCCTATAAGCCGCTGCGCAACTCCACCCGCCTGGCGCCGCTGATCTCCGCCATCGGCATGTCGTTAATCCTGCAAAACTACGCGCAGATAAGCCAAGGGCCGCGCCAGCAGGGCATCCCGACGCTGCTGAGCGGCGTGTTCCGCCTGGAGTTCGACGGCGGCGTGGTGCAGATCACCTACACCAAGGTGTTTATTCTGGTGGCGTCGCTGCTCGGCATGGCGATCCTCACCTACATCATTCAGCGCACCCGGCTGGGGCGCATCTGCCGTGCCACCCAGCAGGATCGCAAAATGGCTTCGATTCTCGGCATCAATACCGATCGGGTGATCTCGCTGGTGTTCGTGATCGGCGCCGCCATGGCCGGGCTGGCCGGGGTGCTGATCACCATGAACTACGGCACCTTCGATTTTTACGTCGGCTTTATCATCGGCATCAAGGCTTTCACCGCCGCGGTGCTGGGCGGCATCGGCTCGCTGCCGGGTGCCATGCTGGGCGGATTGCTGCTCGGGGTGGCGGAGGCGCAGTTCGCCGGCATGGTGAACTCGGATTACAAGGACGTGTTCTCCTTCGGGTTGCTGGTGGCGATCCTGATCTTCCGTCCGCAGGGCCTGCTTGGCCGGCCGCTGATCGCCAAGGTTTAA
- a CDS encoding branched-chain amino acid ABC transporter substrate-binding protein, which yields MSSKLIKSPLAALLIGCLGTAFSAQADIVIGVAGPFSGPNATYGDQYWRGASQAAADINAAGGIKGEKIKLVQGDDACEPKQAVAVANRLVDQEKVSAVVGHFCSSSTMPASEVYDEAGIIAITPGSTNPQITERGMKTMFRMCGRDDQQGVIATNYMLDTLKAKRIAVIHDKDTYGQGLADAAKAAMNKRGVKEVLYEGLSRGEKDFNALVTKIASVKPDVVYFGGCHPEAGPLVRQMREQGVTAKFFSGDCVVTEELVTAAGGPQYTNGVLMTFGNDPRQIPEGKAVIAKFRASGFEPEGYTLYSYASIQAIAAAFNATGGKDSAKAAEWLKSHDVDTVMGKKAWDQKGDLKVSDYVVYQWDDKGKYHQL from the coding sequence ATGTCATCGAAATTGATAAAAAGTCCGCTCGCTGCTTTGCTCATCGGTTGTTTAGGTACGGCGTTTTCCGCGCAGGCCGATATCGTCATCGGCGTCGCCGGGCCGTTCTCTGGGCCGAACGCCACCTATGGCGATCAGTATTGGCGCGGGGCTTCGCAGGCGGCGGCGGACATCAACGCCGCCGGCGGCATCAAAGGGGAAAAAATCAAGCTGGTGCAGGGGGATGACGCCTGCGAACCGAAACAGGCGGTCGCGGTCGCCAACCGGCTGGTGGATCAGGAAAAGGTCTCGGCGGTGGTCGGCCACTTCTGCTCCTCTTCCACCATGCCCGCCTCCGAGGTGTATGACGAGGCCGGCATCATCGCCATCACCCCCGGCTCTACCAACCCGCAGATCACCGAGCGCGGCATGAAGACCATGTTCCGCATGTGCGGGCGCGACGATCAGCAGGGCGTGATCGCCACCAACTACATGCTGGACACCCTGAAGGCCAAGCGCATCGCGGTGATCCACGATAAAGACACCTATGGCCAGGGGCTGGCGGACGCGGCGAAGGCGGCGATGAACAAGCGCGGGGTTAAGGAAGTGCTGTATGAGGGGCTGTCGCGCGGCGAGAAAGACTTCAACGCGCTGGTGACCAAGATCGCCTCGGTCAAGCCGGACGTGGTCTACTTCGGCGGCTGCCATCCGGAAGCTGGGCCGCTGGTGCGCCAGATGCGCGAGCAGGGCGTGACCGCCAAGTTCTTCTCCGGCGACTGCGTGGTGACCGAAGAACTGGTGACCGCCGCCGGCGGGCCGCAGTACACCAACGGCGTGCTGATGACCTTCGGCAACGATCCGCGTCAGATCCCGGAAGGCAAAGCGGTGATCGCCAAGTTCCGCGCCAGCGGCTTTGAGCCGGAAGGGTACACCCTCTACTCCTACGCCTCGATCCAGGCGATCGCCGCCGCCTTCAACGCCACCGGCGGCAAAGACAGCGCCAAGGCCGCCGAATGGCTGAAGTCGCACGATGTGGATACCGTGATGGGCAAAAAAGCCTGGGACCAGAAGGGCGACCTGAAGGTCTCGGACTACGTGGTCTACCAATGGGATGACAAGGGCAAATATCACCAGCTGTAA
- a CDS encoding aldose 1-epimerase family protein, whose product MKKTWVMAVFSALISGQAAAQSWVLTSAEDGVEKGNWKISSEALKVKDKTFSIEQKVLHGGKQEGSKVVIIRSEDGLTITLSPTRGMNLLRAEGFGAKMGWDSPVKEVVNPAFINLESRNGLGWLEGFNEMMVRCGYEWTGHPVTDGGQIYTLHGKAGNTPASLVEVEVADTAPYEIRIRGLIKESTFKKADLQTLTELRYVPGSNSFSLHDVLTNRADYPHDYQIIYHSNFGAPILENGARFLAPMASISPFNDYAKAGLKTWGTYAGPTKGFDEMVFNIKPLSDPNHQTLAALVNHAGDKGVAIQFDTRQLPVLTLWKNTDTLKQGYVTGIEPGTSYAYPVTIEREQKRVKQLQPGASAQFDLTYTLLHSKAQVADLERKIADIQGKVKIDENAAPIAKE is encoded by the coding sequence ATGAAGAAAACGTGGGTTATGGCGGTGTTTTCGGCTCTGATTTCAGGGCAGGCGGCGGCGCAGAGTTGGGTGCTGACCAGCGCTGAAGATGGTGTGGAGAAAGGAAACTGGAAGATTTCGAGCGAGGCGCTGAAGGTTAAGGATAAAACGTTCAGCATTGAGCAGAAAGTGTTGCACGGCGGCAAGCAAGAAGGCAGCAAAGTCGTGATTATCCGCAGCGAGGATGGCCTGACCATCACGCTGAGTCCCACGCGCGGCATGAACCTCCTGCGGGCGGAAGGATTTGGCGCGAAAATGGGGTGGGATTCTCCGGTCAAAGAGGTGGTCAACCCCGCCTTTATCAACCTGGAAAGCCGCAATGGGCTCGGCTGGCTGGAAGGTTTCAATGAGATGATGGTGCGCTGCGGCTATGAGTGGACCGGTCATCCGGTGACCGACGGAGGGCAAATTTACACCTTGCACGGTAAAGCGGGCAATACGCCGGCCTCACTGGTTGAGGTTGAGGTAGCGGATACGGCGCCGTATGAAATTCGTATTCGCGGCCTGATCAAAGAGAGCACATTCAAAAAAGCCGATCTGCAAACCCTGACCGAACTGCGCTATGTACCCGGCAGCAACAGTTTCAGCCTGCATGATGTGTTAACCAACCGGGCGGATTATCCCCACGACTACCAGATTATCTACCACAGCAATTTCGGCGCGCCGATTCTGGAAAATGGCGCCCGCTTCCTGGCGCCGATGGCCAGCATCAGCCCGTTTAACGACTATGCCAAAGCCGGGTTGAAGACCTGGGGAACCTATGCCGGCCCCACCAAAGGGTTCGATGAAATGGTCTTTAACATTAAGCCATTATCGGATCCGAATCATCAGACACTGGCGGCGCTGGTCAATCACGCGGGCGACAAAGGGGTGGCGATTCAGTTCGATACCCGCCAATTGCCCGTCCTGACGCTGTGGAAGAATACCGATACGTTAAAACAGGGATATGTGACGGGGATTGAGCCGGGCACCAGCTATGCCTACCCGGTCACCATCGAGCGCGAACAAAAACGCGTTAAGCAATTGCAGCCTGGCGCCAGTGCGCAGTTTGATCTGACCTATACCTTGCTGCACAGCAAAGCGCAGGTGGCGGATCTGGAGAGGAAGATTGCTGATATTCAGGGTAAGGTAAAAATTGATGAAAATGCCGCGCCGATAGCCAAAGAGTAA
- a CDS encoding XRE family transcriptional regulator codes for MGRTLEQLIADEKPEVVAKAQALAADIMLNIHLAELREKVQKTQVEMAQALGIRQPTVAVMEKPGRDLKLSSLKRYVEAAGGKLRLDVELPDGSHYEFVL; via the coding sequence ATGGGCAGAACGCTGGAACAGCTTATTGCGGATGAAAAGCCCGAGGTCGTGGCCAAAGCGCAAGCGCTGGCGGCTGACATCATGCTGAACATCCACCTTGCCGAGCTGCGCGAGAAGGTGCAGAAAACGCAGGTTGAAATGGCGCAGGCGCTGGGTATCCGGCAACCGACCGTTGCCGTGATGGAAAAACCGGGCCGCGATCTGAAACTGTCTTCGCTCAAACGCTATGTTGAGGCGGCCGGCGGCAAGCTGCGCCTGGATGTTGAACTGCCGGACGGCTCTCACTACGAATTTGTGCTGTAA
- a CDS encoding type II toxin-antitoxin system RelE/ParE family toxin yields the protein MWEIKTTDAFDNWFSSLHDADRAGVLAALMILREKGPGLPRPYADTVKGSRYSNMKELRIQSRGEPLRAFFAFDPYRIGIVLCAGNKAGNEKRFYDRMIQAADREFTNWLNTLNEKE from the coding sequence GTGTGGGAAATTAAAACAACGGATGCGTTTGATAACTGGTTTAGCTCACTCCACGATGCCGATCGGGCTGGCGTGCTTGCCGCATTGATGATCCTGCGGGAAAAGGGGCCGGGGCTGCCCAGACCCTATGCCGATACGGTTAAAGGTTCGCGTTACAGCAATATGAAAGAGCTGCGCATTCAGAGCCGTGGCGAACCGTTGCGGGCATTCTTCGCCTTCGATCCGTACCGTATCGGCATTGTACTTTGCGCGGGCAATAAAGCCGGTAATGAAAAACGTTTTTACGATCGGATGATCCAGGCTGCCGATCGGGAATTCACGAACTGGCTGAACACATTAAACGAGAAGGAGTGA
- a CDS encoding MFS transporter, which produces MHSSTSPMTTRARTGAILRVTSGNFLEQFDFFLFGFYATYIAHTFFPASSEFASLMMTFAVFGAGFLMRPIGAIVLGAYIDKVGRRKGLIVTLSIMAAGTFLIVLIPSYQSIGLWAPLLVLCGRLLQGFSAGAELGGVSVYLAEIATPGRKGFYTSWQSGSQQVAIMVAAAMGFALNAALEESAIREWGWRLPFLFGCLIVPFIFLLRRKLEETQEFTARRHHLAMRDVFKTLLKNWPVVMAGMLMVAMTTTAFYLITVYAPTFGKKVLLLSASDSLLVTLLVAISNFIWLPIGGALSDRFGRKPVLVAMTLLALATAYPALSLLAAAPSFSMMLAVLLWLSFIYGLYNGAMIPALTEIMPTEVRVAGFSLAYSLATAVFGGFTPVISTALIEYTGDKASPGYWMSFAALCALLATLYLYRRIAMPLQTAR; this is translated from the coding sequence ATGCATTCCTCTACCTCACCCATGACCACCCGGGCCAGAACCGGCGCGATACTGCGCGTCACCTCCGGCAACTTTCTGGAACAGTTCGACTTCTTTCTGTTCGGCTTTTACGCCACCTACATCGCACACACCTTTTTCCCGGCCAGCAGCGAGTTCGCCTCGCTGATGATGACCTTCGCGGTATTCGGCGCAGGTTTTCTGATGCGCCCCATTGGCGCCATCGTGCTGGGCGCCTACATCGATAAAGTCGGCCGCCGCAAAGGGCTGATCGTCACCCTGTCGATCATGGCCGCGGGCACCTTCCTGATCGTATTGATCCCCTCTTACCAGAGCATCGGGCTTTGGGCGCCGCTGCTGGTGCTGTGCGGGCGCCTGCTGCAAGGCTTCTCGGCGGGCGCGGAGCTGGGCGGCGTGTCCGTCTATCTGGCCGAAATCGCCACGCCGGGCCGTAAGGGCTTCTATACCAGCTGGCAGTCCGGCAGCCAGCAGGTGGCGATCATGGTGGCGGCAGCGATGGGCTTCGCGCTCAATGCGGCGCTGGAAGAAAGCGCCATTCGCGAATGGGGCTGGCGCCTGCCTTTCCTGTTCGGCTGCCTGATCGTTCCCTTCATCTTCTTGCTGCGCCGCAAGCTGGAAGAGACGCAGGAATTTACCGCCCGCCGTCACCACCTGGCGATGCGCGACGTGTTTAAAACCCTGCTGAAAAACTGGCCGGTGGTGATGGCCGGCATGCTGATGGTCGCCATGACCACCACCGCGTTTTACCTGATCACCGTGTATGCGCCGACCTTCGGCAAAAAGGTGCTGTTGCTCAGCGCCTCCGACAGCTTGCTGGTCACTTTACTGGTCGCGATTTCCAACTTCATCTGGCTGCCCATCGGCGGTGCGCTGTCGGATCGCTTCGGCCGCAAGCCGGTGCTGGTCGCCATGACGCTGCTGGCGCTGGCCACCGCCTACCCGGCGCTGAGCCTGCTCGCCGCCGCCCCCAGCTTCAGCATGATGCTGGCCGTGCTGCTGTGGCTGTCCTTCATTTACGGCCTCTACAACGGCGCCATGATCCCGGCCTTAACCGAGATCATGCCAACGGAAGTGCGGGTGGCCGGGTTCTCGCTGGCCTACAGCCTGGCAACGGCGGTGTTCGGCGGCTTTACGCCGGTGATCTCCACCGCGTTGATCGAATACACCGGCGATAAGGCTTCACCGGGCTACTGGATGAGCTTCGCCGCGCTGTGCGCCTTGCTGGCGACGCTGTATCTGTATCGCCGCATCGCCATGCCGCTGCAAACCGCACGCTAA
- a CDS encoding substrate-binding domain-containing protein: MQKLTRSILAALVCASFSTAALAKDVTVMISGGFKAALEKLAPEYEAQSGDKIILVSGPSMGKTPQAIPARLARGEQADVVIMVGDALTQLDKGGWIQPGSRVELADSPIGMVVKQGAPKPAIKTDAELRNALLQADSFAYSDSASGRYVSGQLFKKLGIEEQVKGKAHMIERIPVASEVAQGKYALGFQQVSELLPVAGVTFIGELPENVQYITRFAGAVIAKAEHRREGKALLEFLASSQAQPTIRATGMRSVPAQQPVRQSDTVQ; the protein is encoded by the coding sequence ATGCAAAAACTCACTCGTTCGATCCTCGCCGCGCTGGTGTGCGCCTCCTTCAGCACCGCGGCGCTGGCCAAAGACGTGACCGTGATGATCTCCGGCGGCTTCAAGGCCGCGCTGGAGAAACTGGCCCCGGAATATGAAGCCCAAAGCGGCGACAAAATCATTCTGGTGTCCGGCCCTTCCATGGGGAAAACGCCGCAGGCGATCCCCGCGCGGCTGGCGCGCGGAGAGCAAGCCGATGTGGTGATCATGGTGGGCGACGCGCTGACCCAACTGGACAAAGGCGGCTGGATCCAGCCGGGTTCGCGCGTGGAGCTGGCCGATTCGCCGATCGGCATGGTGGTGAAACAGGGCGCGCCCAAGCCGGCGATAAAAACGGATGCCGAGCTGCGTAATGCCTTGCTGCAAGCCGACTCTTTCGCCTATTCCGACAGCGCCAGCGGCCGCTACGTCAGCGGCCAACTATTCAAAAAGCTGGGCATAGAGGAACAGGTGAAAGGAAAAGCGCACATGATTGAGCGCATTCCGGTGGCCTCTGAAGTGGCGCAGGGGAAATACGCGTTGGGCTTCCAGCAGGTCAGCGAATTGCTGCCCGTGGCGGGCGTCACCTTTATCGGCGAACTGCCGGAAAACGTGCAGTACATCACCCGCTTCGCCGGCGCGGTAATCGCCAAGGCGGAACATCGCCGCGAAGGCAAAGCGCTGCTGGAGTTCCTCGCCTCCTCTCAGGCACAGCCGACCATTCGCGCGACCGGCATGCGAAGCGTGCCGGCGCAGCAGCCGGTCAGGCAGAGTGATACCGTTCAGTAA